One genomic window of Bactrocera dorsalis isolate Fly_Bdor chromosome 4, ASM2337382v1, whole genome shotgun sequence includes the following:
- the LOC105222191 gene encoding protein rhomboid translates to MSGQAANSHSNQRDVENGLYPQMPSERGQATQKPTTSRPPPRRQDTIDMEVIPLNRSQSAPTGVETDDRRRARRIFDNHDSDGDGFINIHELKGLINAGLCSDIPDYIASQILQMSDDDSDGRLNFEEFYQMSQTHKWMIRNILTKYCRLVVPPPKAIEGDQLDGVYEKQMSVCPPPLTMVMFSIIEILFFLVDVIHFQDDPNNTANIGENTNGPAATLFIYNPYKRYEAWRFVTYMFVHVGLMHLFMNLIIQIFLGVALELVHHWWRVALIYLAGVLAGSMGTSLTSPRIFLAGASGGVYALITAHIATIILNYKEMEYAIVQLFVFLIFCFTDLGTSVYRHLTDQHDQIGYIAHLSGAVAGLLVGIGVLRNLEVRRWERILWWIAIILYFSLMMTGVLIHVLMPNYFPRQEYN, encoded by the exons ATGTCAGGACAGGCAGCAAACAGCCATAGCAATCAAAGAGATGTCGAAAATGGTCTCTATCCACAAATGCCGTCTGAACGTGGCCAAGCAACACAAAAACCGACAACGTCTCGTCCACCACCACGTCGTCAAGATACAATTGACATGGAAGTTATCCCATTGAATCGTAGCCAATCCGCCCCTACAGGAGTTGAAACGGATGACCGGCGACGGGCGCGTCGTATCTTTGAtaat CATGACTCAGATGGCGATGGCTTCATTAATATTCACGAACTTAAAGGCCTTATCAATGCAGGCCTCTGCAGTGATATTCCCGATTACATTGCTTCACAAATTCTTCAAATGTCTGATGATGATAGTGATGGGCGTTTAAATTTCGAGGAATTTTATCAAATGTCCCAAACTCACAAATGGATGATAAGGAATATTCTTACCAAATACTGTCGCTTGGTTGTTCCGCCGCCAAAAGCAATCGAAGGTGACCAATTGG ATGGTGTCTATGAAAAGCAAATGTCAGTCTGCCCACCACCACTGACTATGGTTATGTTCtccataattgaaattttattttttttagtggaTGTAATACATTTTCA AGACGATCCTAACAACACTGCCAATATAGGTGAAAATACGAATGGCCCCGCAGCGACTCTCTTCATTTACAATCCCTACAAGCGTTACGAGGCTTGGCGTTTCGTCACATACATGTTTGTGCATGTCGGCCTGATGCATCTTTTCATGAACCTTATCATACAAATATTTCTGGGCGTCGCTTTGGAACTTGTACATCATTGGTGGCGTGTAGCTTTGATTTACTTGGCTGGTGTGTTGGCAGGCTCGATGGGTACTTCATTGACAAGTCCGCGCATTTTCTTAGCCGGTGCCTCTGGTGGCGTTTATGCGCTAATCACAGCGCACATTGCCACCATAATTCTG AATTATAAGGAAATGGAGTATGCCATAGTGCAGttatttgtatttcttataTTCTGCTTCACGGACTTAGGTACTTCTGTTTATCGGCATTTGACAGATCAGCACGATCAAATCGGTTACATTGCACATTTATCAGGCGCCGTCGCGGGTCTATTGGTAGGTATAGGGGTGCTGCGAAATCTGGAAGTACGTCGTTGGGAAAGAATACTCTGGTGGATCGCCATTATACTCTACTTTTCACTTATGATGACCGGTGTTTTAATTCATGTGCTGATGCCCAATTATTTCCCACGTCAAGAATACAATTAG
- the LOC105222189 gene encoding phospholipase ABHD3, with product MLDSLYNYWANLPGYHVLGFGLIAYFTYYLILVVKRPTFVCAEGPLKNYLLREIPTLSVKFWPTFWCLDSRAQTVFASVLRSKVIPPISYKREIYTLKDGGEVALDWMDTNCNSNSPCIIILPGLTGNSQDEYVKCLVYAANNSGIRVIVFNNRGLGGVTIKTPRLYNACNCEDLAEVVQHVRNVLPAHCKIGATGVSMGGLVLGNYLARRSQEARTYLSAAKIISVPWNVHKAIDSIEQPILNNLLGRILTQNMYRTLMRSGLHEHQELDMKSIKTCKTIREFDTNFTIKHFGYPSVEDYYNDATLQDKLHHISVPLLCLSAADDPFQPLDAIPIKAANESSHVAIIVTARGGHIGFLEGCFPSAKDQYISRVFVEYFTKALFDEEGEFQRIKEDLHRTYFEKHSDIKA from the exons ATGCTGGATTCCCTTTACAATTATTGGGCAAATTTACCTGGTTATCATGTATTAGGTTTCGGATTAATCGCTTATTTTACCTATTATCTTATACTAGTGGTTAAA CGCCCCACATTTGTTTGCGCCGAAGGACCGCTTAAAAATTATCTTCTGCGGGAAATACCAACATTGAGTGTTAAGTTTTGGCCTACATTTTGGTGTTTAGACAGTCGCGCTCAAACAGTTTTTGCCAGTGTCTTACGTTCCAAAGTTATACCCCCTATTAGCTATAAAAG GGAAATTTATACTCTGAAAGATGGAGGAGAAGTAGCTTTGGACTGGATGGACACGAATTGTAATTCAAATTCGccttgtattattattttacccGGCTTGACAGGTAATTCTCAAGACGAATATGTAAAGTGCCTAGTATACGCGGCCAATAATTCTGGCATACGTGTTATCGTCTTTAATAATCGCGGACTTGGTGGTGTAACTATCAAGACGCCACGCCTCTATAATGCCTGTAACTGTGAGGATTTGGCTGAGGTAGTGCAACATGTTCGAAATGTATTGCCTGCACACTGCAAAATAGGAGCTACTGGTGTTTCGATGGGTGGCCTAGTGTTGG GTAACTATTTGGCACGTAGAAGCCAGGAAGCGCGGACATATTTGTCGGCAGCTAAAATAATATCAGTACCTTGGAATGTGCATAAAG CTATTGATAGTATAGAACAACCGATTTTAAATAATCTTCTCGGACGTATATTAACACAAAACATGTATCGTACTTTAATGAGAAGTGGACTGCACGAACATCAGGAACTCGATATGAAAAGTATTAAAACG tgcaAAACAATCAGAGAATTCGACACCAATTTTACCATTAAACATTTTGGTTATCCCAGTGTAGAAGATTATTACAACGATGCTACTTTGCAAGATAAATTGCATCACATCTCCGTGCCACTACTGTGTTTGAGTGCTGCCGATGATCCATTTCAACCGCTTGATG ccATTCCCATCAAAGCCGCAAACGAAAGCAGTCACGTGGCTATTATCGTAACTGCTCGTGGAGGCCACATTGGATTTCTAGAGGGATGTTTTCCTTCGGCTAAAGATCAGTACATAAGTCGTGTTTTCGTCGAATACTTTACTAAAGCCTTATTTGACGAAGAAGgtgaatttcagcgaattaaagaaGATCTTCACCGAACTTACTTTGAGAAACATAGTGATATCAAAGCTTAa